Proteins found in one Gemmatimonadota bacterium genomic segment:
- a CDS encoding amino acid permease, whose translation MTTGNLRRQLGIWPTTAMVISGMIAVGIFLVPAGMAKSLGSPLLLLVTWLAMAGMALCGSLCFGELASRYPHAGGGYVYLREAYGTPTAFLYGWMSLMVLDPGITATLATGMASYAGHIYAMDPVAMKLLAIAVLAVLTAVNIYGVRIGAWIIVLLTVFKVGVLAVISLLGFGLGLGDWSNFTPFVARPADSGPLFGALAGGIVGAFFAFAGWWDLNKVAGEIKDPARTLPRALLLAVGIVALTYISTSAVFMYLVPVSQVTSDETFAAQAGEVLFGRSGGILFSSVVILSIVGSLTGLLLMAPRVYFAMARDGVFLRFAGAVHPAFGTPYRAIAIQGGLASLLVWLGTFSQILDYFIFVAVLFIALTVAGLFVVRRRSAETPPYRTPFYPVTPVLFLILAAVLLVLLFGNSPVQALLGVGVTVLGIPVYFLVFRNQTSQQRPSGEAHGMD comes from the coding sequence ATGACCACGGGTAACCTGCGCCGACAACTGGGTATCTGGCCGACCACGGCCATGGTGATCAGCGGGATGATCGCCGTGGGGATCTTCCTGGTGCCCGCCGGGATGGCCAAGTCGCTGGGATCGCCCCTGCTGCTGCTCGTCACCTGGCTGGCGATGGCCGGGATGGCCCTCTGCGGTTCGCTGTGTTTCGGTGAACTGGCGTCCAGGTATCCCCACGCGGGCGGCGGATACGTCTATCTCCGGGAGGCCTACGGCACGCCGACGGCCTTTCTGTACGGCTGGATGTCCCTGATGGTGCTGGATCCGGGCATCACGGCGACCCTGGCGACCGGGATGGCGAGCTACGCGGGCCATATCTACGCGATGGATCCGGTTGCGATGAAGTTGCTGGCCATCGCCGTGCTGGCCGTCCTCACCGCCGTCAACATCTACGGCGTGCGCATCGGCGCCTGGATCATCGTCCTGCTGACCGTGTTCAAGGTCGGGGTGCTCGCGGTCATCTCCCTCCTGGGGTTCGGCCTGGGGCTCGGTGACTGGTCGAACTTCACGCCTTTCGTGGCGCGGCCCGCGGATTCCGGCCCGCTGTTCGGCGCCCTCGCCGGCGGCATCGTGGGCGCCTTCTTCGCCTTCGCCGGCTGGTGGGACCTGAACAAGGTGGCCGGTGAAATCAAGGACCCGGCGCGCACCCTGCCCCGGGCGCTGCTGCTGGCCGTAGGCATCGTCGCGTTGACCTACATCTCCACCAGCGCCGTCTTCATGTACCTCGTGCCCGTATCCCAGGTCACCAGCGACGAGACCTTCGCGGCGCAGGCCGGCGAGGTGCTCTTCGGACGCAGCGGCGGCATCCTGTTTTCCTCCGTGGTCATCCTGTCCATCGTCGGCAGCCTGACCGGACTGCTGCTCATGGCGCCGAGGGTGTATTTCGCCATGGCCAGGGACGGGGTCTTCCTCCGCTTCGCCGGCGCGGTCCATCCCGCCTTCGGCACGCCCTACCGCGCGATCGCCATCCAGGGCGGACTGGCTTCGCTGCTGGTGTGGCTGGGGACCTTCAGCCAGATCCTGGATTACTTCATCTTCGTGGCCGTACTGTTCATCGCACTCACCGTGGCGGGCCTGTTCGTGGTTCGTCGCAGGTCGGCCGAGACGCCACCCTACCGGACCCCATTCTATCCCGTCACCCCGGTGCTGTTCCTGATCCTCGCCGCGGTCCTGCTCGTGCTGCTCTTCGGCAACAGTCCCGTGCAGGCCCTGCTCGGCGTCGGCGTGACGGTCCTGGGGATACCGGTATACTTTCTCGTATTCAGAAACCAGACTTCGCAGCAAAGACCGTCAGGAGAAGCCCATGGCATGGATTAA
- a CDS encoding phytanoyl-CoA dioxygenase family protein, which yields MADSTHLLNSKQMARFVAEGYLRFDELVPDDLNQAVKAEMDNQAIPREEAGSPLSAIWPDAAVGRVFRLPEIEGIIHSLVGPDPLYDHHAVHTVAAGHHFGQHWHADAIIDTRLHFDIQFMYFAHDTPREMGGTLILPGSHYRRISESDIARYHNFVGQVPMICKAGTVIVLHHGMWHCAQPNRTDEMRYMFKLRLNPTVRQLRLWNTEDIDDPEVSHVLSTNQPWHGNEERIEHVNRIHFWRFLTGDDQFDNHYWLSRIENEPELV from the coding sequence ATGGCTGACAGCACCCATCTGTTGAATTCGAAGCAAATGGCGCGGTTCGTCGCGGAGGGGTATCTCCGTTTCGACGAACTGGTGCCCGACGACCTCAACCAGGCTGTGAAAGCGGAAATGGACAACCAGGCCATTCCACGGGAAGAAGCGGGATCGCCCCTGAGCGCCATCTGGCCGGACGCGGCCGTGGGACGCGTTTTCAGGCTGCCGGAGATCGAGGGCATCATCCACAGCCTCGTCGGTCCGGATCCTTTGTACGATCACCACGCCGTGCACACCGTAGCGGCAGGCCACCATTTCGGACAGCACTGGCACGCGGACGCGATCATCGACACGCGGCTGCACTTCGACATCCAGTTCATGTATTTCGCCCACGACACGCCCAGGGAGATGGGGGGCACGCTGATCCTTCCCGGCAGCCACTACCGCCGCATCAGCGAATCCGACATCGCCCGCTACCACAATTTCGTGGGCCAGGTGCCGATGATCTGCAAGGCCGGGACGGTGATCGTGCTCCATCACGGCATGTGGCACTGCGCCCAGCCGAATCGCACCGACGAGATGCGGTACATGTTCAAGCTGCGCCTTAATCCGACAGTCAGGCAGCTCCGGCTGTGGAACACGGAGGACATCGACGATCCGGAAGTCAGCCATGTCCTGAGCACGAACCAGCCGTGGCACGGGAACGAAGAGCGTATCGAACATGTCAACCGGATCCACTTCTGGCGGTTTCTGACCGGTGACGACCAGTTCGACAACCACTACTGGCTGAGCCGGATCGAAAACGAACCCGAACTGGTGTGA
- the rfaE2 gene encoding D-glycero-beta-D-manno-heptose 1-phosphate adenylyltransferase gives MHDQQSRGKLLERDELAAVVERARRRGATVVFTNGCFDLLHPGHVHLLQTARSYGDLLIVAINTDASVRAIKDEGRPIYGETERAYMLGALACVDHVVLFSEPTPIPLLNLLKPDVLVKGGHYGHEEVVGWDVVEAYGGRVERVPVLDGMSTTDTIERITGKGS, from the coding sequence ATGCACGATCAGCAATCCCGCGGTAAACTCCTCGAACGCGATGAACTTGCAGCGGTCGTGGAGCGCGCGCGCCGGAGAGGCGCCACCGTCGTATTCACGAACGGTTGCTTCGACCTGCTCCATCCGGGCCATGTCCATCTCCTGCAGACCGCGCGATCGTACGGCGACCTGCTCATCGTGGCCATTAACACCGATGCGTCCGTCCGGGCGATCAAGGACGAAGGCCGGCCGATCTATGGCGAGACGGAACGGGCCTACATGCTCGGCGCCCTGGCCTGCGTGGACCATGTGGTCCTTTTCAGCGAGCCAACGCCCATCCCGCTGCTCAACCTGCTCAAACCGGACGTCCTGGTCAAAGGAGGTCACTACGGCCACGAGGAAGTGGTGGGCTGGGACGTGGTGGAAGCCTACGGCGGCCGCGTGGAGAGAGTGCCCGTGCTGGACGGCATGTCGACCACCGACACGATAGAACGCATCACCGGAAAGGGTTCTTAA
- the dprA gene encoding DNA-protecting protein DprA — MEDLSMADLSMADLASWLTLARVPGVGASRFHALLRQFGSPAAALSATVDELAETEGVGPQIARAVRGHRDEAFVDRQLRLLDRHDARIVTFRDRDYPDRLLEIYDPPPLLFVSGGWEAEDEQSIAIVGTRFTSAYGRKMAESFSAELSSYGFTVVSGLARGVDTLAHRTALRGNGRTVAVLGSGLDRPYPAENRKLMATIREHGAVMTEHPFGTGPDAVNFPQRNRIISGSTLGTIVVEAGKRSGALITARFALDQGREVFAVPGPLDAASSEGVNRLIKDGTAKLIQRVEDVIDELAPRLGFDPIRSEPEPAGPAFELPPEEESMYGQVTSDPRHIDHLASALSLTSSQALGILLALELKGAVRQLPGMMFVRS; from the coding sequence ATGGAGGACTTGTCTATGGCCGACCTGTCCATGGCGGACCTGGCGTCCTGGCTGACCCTTGCGCGCGTGCCGGGCGTGGGCGCGTCGCGGTTCCACGCGCTGTTGCGCCAGTTCGGGTCGCCCGCCGCGGCCCTGTCCGCCACCGTGGACGAACTGGCCGAGACCGAAGGGGTGGGACCACAGATCGCCCGGGCGGTGCGCGGGCACCGGGACGAGGCCTTCGTCGACCGCCAACTGCGCCTGCTCGATCGGCACGACGCGCGCATCGTCACCTTCCGCGACCGCGACTATCCCGATCGGCTACTCGAGATCTACGATCCGCCGCCGCTGCTCTTCGTTTCCGGCGGCTGGGAAGCGGAGGACGAGCAGTCCATCGCCATCGTGGGGACGCGTTTTACCTCCGCCTATGGCCGGAAGATGGCCGAGTCCTTCAGCGCGGAACTCAGCTCATACGGGTTCACCGTCGTGAGCGGCCTGGCGCGGGGCGTGGACACACTCGCCCACCGGACCGCACTGCGCGGCAACGGCCGCACGGTGGCGGTACTGGGTTCGGGCCTCGACCGGCCGTACCCCGCGGAGAACCGCAAGCTGATGGCGACCATCCGGGAACATGGCGCCGTGATGACGGAGCACCCCTTCGGAACCGGCCCGGACGCCGTTAATTTCCCCCAGCGAAACCGGATTATCAGCGGTTCGACGCTGGGAACGATCGTGGTGGAGGCCGGCAAGCGCAGCGGAGCGCTGATCACCGCACGCTTCGCCCTGGACCAGGGCCGCGAGGTCTTTGCCGTACCCGGACCGCTGGACGCGGCGAGCAGCGAGGGGGTGAACCGGCTGATCAAGGACGGTACGGCCAAGTTGATCCAGCGGGTCGAGGACGTGATCGACGAACTGGCGCCCCGGCTGGGCTTCGACCCGATCCGGTCGGAACCGGAACCGGCCGGCCCGGCTTTCGAACTGCCGCCCGAAGAGGAATCCATGTACGGCCAGGTTACCTCGGATCCCAGACACATCGACCACCTGGCGTCCGCCCTTTCCCTTACGTCCTCCCAGGCGCTCGGCATCCTGCTGGCGCTCGAACTGAAAGGCGCGGTGCGGCAATTGCCGGGCATGATGTTCGTGAGATCCTGA
- the obgE gene encoding GTPase ObgE, with the protein MFVDFARIHVKAGRGGNGCCSFRREKNVPRGGPDGGHGGDGGHVVLQVDPGKRTLLDFQYQHLYRARNGTHGQGKDMHGRNAPDLVIGVPPGTIVKDRESGSMISDMVGEDQTLVIARGGHGGRGNSAFATSTNRAPRRWEEGQPGEERLLELELKLIADVGLVGHPNAGKSTLLSRLSAMRPKIADYPFTTLEPNLGIVKLGDYDRFVLADIPGLIEGAHEGKGLGHQFLRHIERTRILVFLLDASQPDPVHDYQVLVNELRQFNPVLLSRPALVVFSKLDLIVDRSALDGLVVDPDRAKHAGQRNNPVLAISSATGEGIPDLLGEIGQILHEIGTDSPD; encoded by the coding sequence ATGTTCGTCGACTTCGCGAGAATCCACGTAAAAGCCGGACGCGGCGGCAACGGCTGCTGCAGCTTCCGCCGCGAGAAGAACGTGCCGCGGGGCGGACCGGACGGCGGCCACGGCGGCGACGGGGGCCATGTCGTCCTGCAGGTCGACCCGGGCAAGCGCACGCTGCTCGACTTCCAGTACCAGCACCTGTACCGGGCCCGGAACGGCACCCACGGACAGGGCAAGGACATGCACGGCCGGAATGCCCCGGACCTGGTCATCGGCGTCCCCCCCGGGACCATCGTCAAAGACCGGGAGTCCGGCTCGATGATTTCCGACATGGTCGGGGAGGACCAGACCCTGGTCATCGCCCGGGGAGGCCATGGCGGCCGCGGCAACTCGGCCTTCGCCACGTCCACTAACCGGGCGCCCCGGCGATGGGAGGAGGGCCAGCCGGGCGAGGAACGCCTGCTGGAACTCGAACTGAAGCTGATCGCCGACGTCGGGCTGGTCGGTCATCCCAATGCGGGCAAATCCACCCTGCTGTCCCGTCTGTCCGCCATGAGACCCAAGATCGCCGACTATCCCTTCACCACCCTCGAACCCAACCTGGGCATCGTCAAACTGGGAGACTACGACCGCTTCGTCCTCGCGGACATCCCCGGCCTGATCGAGGGCGCCCACGAGGGTAAGGGACTCGGACACCAGTTCCTCCGCCACATCGAACGGACCCGGATCCTCGTCTTCCTGCTCGACGCAAGCCAGCCAGATCCCGTGCACGATTACCAAGTGCTCGTCAATGAACTCCGCCAGTTCAATCCCGTACTCCTCTCCCGCCCCGCCCTGGTCGTCTTCTCCAAACTGGACCTGATCGTGGACCGTTCCGCCCTGGACGGCCTCGTCGTGGATCCCGACCGCGCTAAGCACGCGGGCCAGCGCAACAACCCCGTGCTGGCGATCTCATCCGCCACCGGAGAAGGCATCCCCGACCTCCTCGGGGAAATCGGCCAGATTCTTCACGAGATCGGAACCGACTCGCCCGACTAA